A portion of the Actinomycetes bacterium genome contains these proteins:
- a CDS encoding ABC-F family ATP-binding cassette domain-containing protein, which yields MSDAEVEARAVGFSHGPHTVLAGVTVTVGPRSRLAVVGPNGVGKSTLLAVLAGELTPETGTVSVSPPDATRVLLPQERDRRPGESLRAYLARRTGVAQAEAAMTRAADALAAGAEGAEDGYAAVLDRWLSLGGADLDTRSAVLLERLGLSVSMLDRDTTTLSGGQLARCGLAAVLLTQVDVLLLDEPTNDLDGDGLTALESFLQGRGGGLVVVSHDRAFLERVVTDVLEIDEFSREGRVFGGGFAAYLEERERARAAARAAFEAYDDKRSALVDRARRDKEWARQGTARATSGRARAAEPDKFIRAANVASAQGRGAAAGRTLRELGRLEEVDDPRDPWQLRLSLDPATRGPDDVAGLAAAVVERDDFRLGPVDLAVHRGDRVALTGPNGSGKSTLLGALLGRLPLSSGRSWLGRSVVVGEVDQVRRTFDAEETLVGAFRAATGQDEAEARTLLAKFGLGADDVLRAVGTLSPGERTRADLALLMARGANLLVLDEPTNHLDLMAIEALEDALGTYDGTLVLVTHDRRLLDHVRTERQVRVDAGRVRED from the coding sequence ATGTCCGACGCCGAGGTCGAGGCCCGCGCCGTCGGCTTCTCGCACGGCCCGCACACGGTGCTCGCCGGGGTCACGGTCACCGTCGGTCCCCGCAGCCGGCTCGCCGTCGTCGGGCCCAACGGTGTCGGCAAGTCCACCCTGCTGGCGGTCCTCGCCGGGGAGCTGACACCCGAGACCGGCACGGTGTCGGTGTCACCGCCGGACGCCACCAGGGTGCTCCTCCCCCAGGAGCGCGACCGGCGACCGGGTGAGTCGCTGCGGGCGTACCTCGCGCGGCGCACCGGGGTGGCCCAGGCCGAGGCCGCGATGACCCGCGCCGCCGACGCCCTCGCGGCCGGCGCCGAGGGTGCTGAGGACGGCTACGCGGCGGTGCTGGACCGCTGGCTGTCCCTCGGCGGCGCCGACCTCGACACCCGGTCGGCGGTCCTGCTCGAGCGGCTCGGGCTGTCGGTGTCGATGCTCGACCGCGACACGACGACGCTGTCCGGCGGGCAGCTCGCCCGGTGCGGCCTTGCTGCGGTGCTGCTCACCCAGGTCGACGTGCTGCTGCTCGACGAGCCGACCAACGACCTCGACGGCGACGGCCTGACGGCGTTGGAGTCCTTCTTGCAGGGTCGCGGGGGCGGCCTGGTGGTGGTCTCGCACGACCGCGCCTTCCTCGAGCGGGTGGTGACCGATGTGCTGGAGATCGACGAGTTCAGCCGGGAGGGCAGGGTCTTCGGTGGCGGGTTCGCCGCCTACCTCGAGGAGCGGGAGCGTGCCCGCGCCGCGGCCAGGGCGGCCTTCGAGGCGTACGACGACAAGCGCTCGGCCCTCGTCGACCGGGCGCGCCGTGACAAGGAATGGGCCCGCCAGGGCACCGCCCGCGCGACCAGCGGCCGGGCCAGGGCGGCCGAGCCGGACAAGTTCATCCGGGCCGCCAACGTGGCCAGCGCGCAGGGGCGGGGCGCGGCCGCCGGGCGGACCCTGCGCGAGCTGGGCCGGCTCGAGGAGGTGGACGACCCGCGCGACCCGTGGCAGCTGCGGCTGTCGCTGGACCCGGCGACCCGTGGCCCGGACGACGTGGCCGGGCTGGCGGCCGCGGTCGTCGAGCGCGACGACTTCCGGCTGGGGCCGGTCGACCTCGCCGTGCACCGCGGCGACCGCGTCGCGTTGACCGGCCCCAACGGCTCGGGCAAGTCGACGCTGCTCGGCGCGCTGCTCGGCCGGCTGCCGCTGTCGTCCGGCCGGTCGTGGCTCGGCCGGTCCGTCGTGGTGGGTGAGGTCGACCAGGTGCGCCGCACCTTCGACGCCGAGGAGACGCTGGTCGGCGCGTTCCGTGCGGCGACCGGTCAGGACGAGGCCGAGGCGCGGACCCTGCTGGCGAAGTTCGGTCTCGGCGCCGACGACGTGCTGCGTGCTGTGGGCACCCTCTCGCCGGGGGAGCGCACCCGGGCCGACCTGGCGCTGCTGATGGCGCGAGGTGCCAACCTGCTGGTGCTCGACGAGCCGACCAACCATCTCGACCTGATGGCCATCGAGGCGCTGGAGGACGCCCTAGGGACGTACGACGGGACCCTCGTCCTGGTGACCCACGACCGGCGCCTGCTGGACCACGTCCGCACCGAGCGGCAGGTGCGCGTCGATGCCGGCCGGGTCCGGGAGGACTGA